CGAGATCGCCGGGCACCTGCATCCCAAGGCGCGGGTGCCGACCCGCGGTCGCTCGATCGAGCGGCGCTGTTTTGCCAGCGACGGCGAGCGCGCGGTGATGCCGGCGTTCGGCGCCTACACCGGGGGCCTCAGCATCCGCGACGCGGCGTTCGCACGGATTTTCGGATCGCCCGGCTTCATGGCCCATGTGCTGGGCGACAATCGCGTCCACGCATTCGCAGCGTCGCGGTGCTCCTAGATTCGCATCGTCATTCCGGGGCTCGCGAAGCGAGAGCCCGGAATCCATTGAGCCGCATCATTCGTGAATGAATGGATTCCGGGCTCGTGCTTCGCACGCCCCGGAATGACGGATAAATACCCTAAGCCGCCTTTGCCTGCACACTCTCGCAATACTCGGCGAGCCGGTCGGCCAGCCGCAACGTCGCGGGGCGGGCCTCGGGGGCGGCGACGAGGGCGACTTCGGTGCGCTCGATCGGCGCAAAACCGTCCTTGGCGGTCAGCACGCGGTGCTCGGCCTGGATCGACATTTCCGAGAGAATGCTCAAGCCCAGCCCCGCAGCGACCGCGGCCTGGATGCCGGCCAGGCTGGAGGAGGTGTAGGCCATGTGCCAGTTGCGGCCGGCGCGCTCTAGCGCATGGATGGCGTGGGCGCGGTACAGGCAGCCCGAGCCGAAGCCGATCAGCGGCACCGAGCCGGCCGTGGTGTCGCGCGGATGGCTCTTGCTGGTGACCCAATGCACGCGTTCCGGCCACACCGCGATGCCGGCTTTCTCGCTGGCAGCGCGCTTGATCAGCGCCAGATCGAGATCGCCGCGCTCGAGATCGCGGTAGAGATACAGGCTCTGGCCGGAGCGCACGTCGAGCCGCAAATTCGGATGGCTGCGCGCGAACGTCGCAAGCAGTCTCGTCAAGCGGTAGGCGGCAAAGTCCTCGGTGATGCCGATCCGGATCGCGCCCTCGCTGCCGGGGCGCGAGAGCACGTCGCGGGCCTCCTCCGCGAGCGACAGCAGTCGCCGCGCATAGGTCAACAGCCGTTCGCCGGCCTCGGTCGGGGTGACGTCCTTGCCGCTGCGGATCAACAGCGGCTGGCCGACGTCCTCCTCCAGGCGCTTGATCTGCTGGCTCACCGTCGATTGCGTGCGGTGGACGCGCTCACCGGCGCGGGTGAAGCCGCCGGCATCGACCACCGAGACGAAACTGCGCAACAGCTCCAGGTCGAGCATCGCAGGCTCCATTCATAAATCCACTGGAAGCCAGTCTATCATTTAATTTCCAAATATCAACGCGACGGCCTAGATCATGGGCGATGGAGAAATTCCAGGAGAAATCCATGTCCGCCGCATCTTCGATCGCCGTCCCTCGCGTCCGCTTCAACACCCTGCCGCTGCTGATCGCGCTGTTCTGCCTGCTCTGGAGCTTCGCCTTCGTCGCCGGCAAGGTCGGCGTCACCGATTGCCCGCCGCTGATCCTGCTCGCCGCGCGATTTTCGCTGGCCGGCATCCTGATCTTGGCGGTCTCGCTGCTGCGCCGGGACGCATGGGATCTGACGTGGCGCGATGCCGTCGTGTTCGCCGTGCTCGGCGTCGCCAACAACGCGCTCTATCTCGGTCTCGGCTACACTGGTCTGAAGACGGTCTCTGCCGGTCTCGGCACGCTGATCGTGTCGGCCAATCCGGTGTTCACCGCGGTGCTGGCGGCGCTGTTACTCGGCGAGGCGCTGACCTGGCGCAAGGTCGCCGGCCTGCTGCTCGGAATCGCCGGCGTCGCCTTCATCGTCTGGCATCGCATGTCGATCGGATCAGACAGTCCGCACGGCGTCCTGTTCACGCTGGCTTCGCTCGCCTCGATCGTCGCGGGCACTATCCTGTTCAAGCTGCTCGCGCCCAAGGGCAATTTGTGGATCGGCAACGGCATCCAGAACATTGCCGGGGGCCTTGCGGTGATGCCGTTCGCCTTCGCGTTTTCCAGCGTAGGTGACATCGTGCCGAGCGCCCGGCTCGCCGGCGCCTTCGCCTTCCTGGTGCTCGGCGGCTCGATCCTCGGCTACGTGATCTGGTTTCATCTGCTGAAGGTGTGCGGCGCCACCGCTGCCAGCGCCTATCACTTCCTGATGCCGCCGCTCGGCATGCTGTTCGCCTACCTCGTGCTCGGCGAGCATGTCGAATTCCGCGATCTGCTCGGCATCGTTCCGGTCGCGCTCGGCATCTATCTGGTGACCCGCCCCGCCGCGGCTGTCCCCAGCGCCTCCTTCAAGTCGGGGTCGCCACGGCCATAGAGGCTTGGGTTTCGCCGCAGGAACCAGGCGGTATCCGGCTCGTTGTCAGACGCTGGAACTGGGACATGACGCGGCAAGGGACGATCTCGCACCACGACCAAGATGACGATGCGCCGGCGGAAAAGCCTCGGCGCCAGCCGTCCAGCTTCAGCCGCATCTTCAAGGCGCTCGGCCCCGGCCTGATCACCGGGGCCTCCGATGACGACCCGTCCGGTATCGGCACCTACAGCCAGGCCGGCGCGCAGCTCGGCTATGGCATCGGCTGGACCATGCTGCTGACCTTCCCGCTGATGAGCGCGATCCAGGAGATTTCGGCGCGGCTCGGCCGTGTCAGCGGGCACGGAATTGCGGGCAATGTCTGCAGGCACTATCCCGGCTGGCTCCTCGCTATGGTGGTGACGCTGCTGTTCATCGCCAACACCGTCAACATCGCCGCCGACCTGTCGGCGATGGCGGACGCAACCAGGTTACTGATCGGCGGTCCGGCCATCCTCTATGTCGTGCTGTTCGGCGTGACGTCGGTGGTCGCTCAGATATTCATGAATTACCACCGCTACGTCGGCGTCCTGAAATGGCTGACGCTCAGTCTGTTCGCCTATGTCGCGGCGCTCGCCTTTGCCCAGGTGTCGTGGACACAGGTGCTGGCCGGCGTGGTGCTGCCGCGCGTCACCTGGAGCGCGGACTATTTCACGACCATCGTCGCGATCCTCGGCACCACGATCTCGCCCTATCTGTTTTTCTGGCAGGCTTCGCAGGAGGCCGAGGAGCAGCGGGTCGATCCCGACAAGCATCCGCTGATCAAGCGGCACTACGGCGCGCAGCGCGAATTCTCGCGCATCCGCGCCGACACCATCACTGGCATGGCATTTTCCAACCTGATCGCGCTGTCGATCATCGTCACTGCCGCGGCCACGCTGCATGTGGCCGGCAAGACCGACATCCAGACCTCGGCGCAGGCCGCCGAGGCGTTACGCCCGATCGCCGGACCCTTTGCCGAGGTGATCTTCGCGCTCGGCATCGTTGGCACTGGCCTGCTGGCGATCCCGGTGCTTGCGGGAGCGACGGCCTATGCGGTCAGCGAGGGACGTCGATGGCCGGTCGGGCTGGCACGCAAGCCGAAGGAGGCGATCGCGTTCTATTCGGTGCTGGCGCTGTCGGGCGGCATCGGCATCGCGCTCAACTTCACACCGATCGATCCGATCTCGGCGCTGTACTGGAGCGCAGTCGTCAACGGCGTGCTCGCCGTGCCCGTGATGGTGCTACTGATGGTCATGGCACGCCGCAGGGAAGTGATGGGAGGCTTCGTGATCGGCGGGTGGCTGTACTGGCTCGGCTGGCTCTCCACGGCTGCGATGGCGCTCAGCGTGATCGCGATGGGGATCGGGTTTCTCCTCTAGTCCCTGCGAAACAGCGAGCTGTCGATCCTGGTCGTCGATTTGACCTTCCGCAGGATGATGGTGGTGCGATAGCTCGCGATATCGGTGTCCGGATGCATCAGGCGGTCGAGGATGAACGACTGATAGCTTGCGAGGTCGGAGGACACGACCCGCAGCGAATAATCCCAGTCGCCGGCGATCATGCAGCACTCGACGACCTCCGGAAGGCCGATCACCTTCTTCTCGAAACGTTCGAAGGATTCCCTGGTTTGCTGCTTGGGGCGGATGTCGACGACATCGGCCGAAATCGAGGAGCGCTGCCACGAACGCGGCTTCACGCATGTGTCCGATCCGATGCCGGCCGCGGTCGGGCTCAAGGTCATCGAGATCATCCTGCGCGACAGGCTGGTCGAGCGTGCCAGGATTGCGGGCGTGCATCCTCGGCGACGCATTCGAGAGCACGTTGCAGAGACCGTAGGATGGGTGGCGCTGCGCTCCACCCAAACCTACGCCCTTTAGTCCTTGCGGAACACGATCGAGGCCATCCAGCCGGTCATCAGCGCCATGAAGGCGGTGACGAAGCCATAGACCAGGCCGTTCTGCCGCGCGGTGGTGGCGACGAACTGTTCGAAGCCGACCTTGACGATCTCGAAGGCGGTCTCGGTCTTGGTCACCACCGCGCCGTCGGAAAACAGCTTGATCTCGACATTGTAGGTGCCGATCGGCACCTCGGCCGGCAGCGGGATGCCGGTGCGGAACAAGGTCGGGGTCAGGAACGTCACTGCCGAGGTCGCCTCGCGGTACAGGCCGTGCTCGGATCGCAGCCGGACGAAGGCGCTGCGGAACGGATCGTTCGGCACCACGTCGGCAAAGTCCGGCCCGACCCGCTGCACCAGCGTAACGTTGTTGAGCCCGAGCTGCTGCCGCCGCTGCACCTCCGGTGCGGCGATCTGGTCGAACGGGCGATTGGAGAACAGCGCGAGATAGCCCGGCACCTGCAGGAATTGCCGCGAGTCGGTGTTGATCCAGATGCCGAATTTGCGCTCCTTGCGCCGTGTCACCATGTCGGCGCGCGGGCCCGACACGGTGACCACGAGATCGTAATTGCCGCGATTGGGCGGCGTCTTGTCGTCCTTCTCGACCGAGCCGAACAGCACGAGCTCGCCGCCGGAATAGTTCGGCGTCACCGTGACACGGTGGTTGGAGACCGACACGATCAGCCGCTCCGCACGAGCGGGCACGGCTGCGAGGCCGGCGGCGACGAGGCCCGCGATGGCCAGTGGTGCACACAGCCTCATGGCGGCGCTCCGCCGGTTTCGCGGATGCTGAACAGGTCCTGCGGCTGGATCACCAGCTCGACCGCAAAACGGATGCCGACCGCGAGCACCAGCAGGCCGAGCAGGAGGCGCAGGTGCTCGCCGCGGATCTTCTGGCCGGCGCGGGCGCCGAACTGCGCGCCGGTGACGCCGCCGATCATCAGGATCAGCGCCAGCACGGCGTCGACCAGATGGTTGGTCACCGCGTGCAGCATGGTGGCGAACACCATCGTCACGAGGGTCAGCACCATCGAGGTGCCGATCACGGTCGAGGTCGGCACCCGCAGCACATAGATCATCAGCGGCACCAGGATGAAGCCGCCGCCGATGCCCATGACCGCCCCGATGAAGCCGATCACGAGCCCGACCACGACGACCGGAATGACCGAGAGATAGATCTTGGAGCGCTTGAAGCGCAGCTTCAGCGGGAGGCCGTGGATCCAGCCATGGCTGCCCGGCTTGCGCAGCGCGACCGGGCGTCCGCCGCGGGCGCGCAGCATCGCGCGCAGGCCTTCCCAGAACATCAGCCCGCCGACCGTCGTCAGCAGGATGACGTAGGACAGCGCGATCATCAGGTCGAGCTGGCCGAGCGAGCGCAGGAAGGTGAAGGTCCACACCCCGAGCGCGGTGCCGAGTGTGCCTCCGACCAGCAGCACTGCCGCCAGCAACGGGTCGATCGCGCGCCTGCGCCAATAGGAGATCGCGCCGGAGAACGAGGAGGCTGCGATGTGGCTGGCGACCGAGGCCACCGCGACCGCGGGCGCGATGCCGACGAAGATCAGGAGCGGCGTCATCAGGAAGCCGCCGCCGATCCCGAACATGCCGGAGACGAATCCCACCGCCGCGCCCATCGCCAGGATGAGGAAGACATTGACCGGAATGTCGGCGATCGGGAGGTAGAGCTGCACGCGCGTCGCTTCTTGTCGGTTCGCCGCATGCTGGGGCGCAAGGCCGCATCACGGCGTGATGTCGTTCGGGTCGGGCATTCTCCGGCTGAACGAATCCGGTCGGCGCGCGAGGCGCAGGCGAACGCGGGTCGATTGCCGCGTTCTTGCATAACCGAATTCGGCGGGAGGAGGGACTAAAGATTCCGCTCCGGGTGGCATTTTTCGCCGCACGTTGCCGCTCGGTTGCGCACGTGGTTGATAATTCAGATTAATGACATCTGTATCGGCTCAGGGCTGATCGACCGGCGTCGTGATCAGGTTCAGCGCGAGCGCTTCCTTCGGGCTCAGCCAGCGGATATCCGAGGTCTGCGACATCGCCTCGACGATCCCGGAAGAGACGCCCATCTTGGTCATGTAGCCAAGCACCATGCCCTGGATGCGTTGGGCCTCGGCAAGCGGATCGCTGACCGGTGCGCTGGTCGTGAAGCGATGTACGCCGAGCCGCGAGCCGGCGATGCCGTAGCGGGTCGCGCCGCCGGCATAGACCAGGACGCAGGCACTGGCGCAGGCCGCGGGGCGCAGCTTGCCCGAGGCGTCTGCGGTGGCGACCGCGGTGACGAGCCCGTGTGTGCGGATGACCTCGCCCATGATCGCGGCCTGGTTCAGCGCGCCGCCCTGCGACGACAGCAGCACGGCATCGCCGGCGGCGAGACGCGCCTCGCTGAGGCGGTCGCGGAACCAGCTCGCACTGGCCGAGCCGATCTTGCCGCTGATCGCCAGCGCGCGCCGGCCGCGGCCCGACCCGTCGATGTCGACGTCTGATATCACCGCCGACGTCATGCTCGCCGCGATGTAGGTCTCGCGCCAAAAATCCCAGGCACCCGGCCGCGACAGGTCGCGATAGGCCTGAATGGCGACGCTCGACAACAGCAGCACGAAGATGACGACGGACCACAGCGAGAACCGGAAGGTGCGCGGCGGCGATGCCGCGTTGACCTGCGCGGGTGGAGGCGGCGAAGGCGGAGTGTTGGGACGCGCAGCAAATGGAGACGGCGTCTGACGCGGCGGCGCGACGCGGGGACCGGTCGGCGACGAACGATGGCCCGTTCCATCATCCTGACGATCGTCGACGGACAAGCCTGACCCTCCGGAACGCAGGCGCGATTGGCGCGCGACTACGCGCCTGTCTACACGGCAGGAGGGCGGAGGTACAGGACAGCGGCGCCGCAGCTAGCCTCGCTTTAATGAGCCGGTGCGGCCAGCGCCGCGGTCCGCTTCGACGGCTGCCTGACCGGCTTCGCCGCCGCAGGCTGCGCGGGGGCGCCGTCCCAGCCGCCGGCCGGGGCCGGCACGTTGACCGCATCGCTCGGCTGCGGTTCGGGAGTAAAGGTCTGGATCGCAAGCTTGGCGGCGGCCAGTGACTGCGGGTCGAGCCGCTTGGCAATATCGTCGCGCTTGTGGCCGGCGTCGGCGTCGCCCTGTGCGGCCGCGAGGCTGAACCATTTGAAGGACTCGGCGAGGTTCTGTTCGACCCCGATGCCGCGGGCATAGAGGATGCCGAGATTGACCTGGCTGTCGGCGACGCCGCGATCGGCCGCCTTGCGGAACCATTGCGCGGCGCTCTTGTAGTCGGCGCCCTTGCCGCCGCCATCGGCGTCGAGCACGGCGAGGTTATGCATCGCCTTGGCGTTGCCGCGCTCGGCGGCCTGCACATAGAAGCGCCGTGCGGTATCGAAGTCGCGCTTCACGCTGAGGCCCTTCTCGTAGAAGGTGCCGAGCCGGAACATCGCGGGCACCACACCGGCCTGTGCCGCGCGGCCATACCATTTGGCGGCCTCGTCGACGTTGGCGGTCACGCCCTTGCCCTCGGCAAAGCGGACGCCGACTTCATAGGCCGCGGCCGCATCGCCCTTGATCGCGGCCGTGCGCAGCGCCGGACCGCCGATCGCGTCGGGCAGCTTTTCGCCCGCCGGAATC
The window above is part of the Bradyrhizobium sp. PSBB068 genome. Proteins encoded here:
- a CDS encoding LysR family transcriptional regulator, which codes for MLDLELLRSFVSVVDAGGFTRAGERVHRTQSTVSQQIKRLEEDVGQPLLIRSGKDVTPTEAGERLLTYARRLLSLAEEARDVLSRPGSEGAIRIGITEDFAAYRLTRLLATFARSHPNLRLDVRSGQSLYLYRDLERGDLDLALIKRAASEKAGIAVWPERVHWVTSKSHPRDTTAGSVPLIGFGSGCLYRAHAIHALERAGRNWHMAYTSSSLAGIQAAVAAGLGLSILSEMSIQAEHRVLTAKDGFAPIERTEVALVAAPEARPATLRLADRLAEYCESVQAKAA
- a CDS encoding DMT family transporter gives rise to the protein MSAASSIAVPRVRFNTLPLLIALFCLLWSFAFVAGKVGVTDCPPLILLAARFSLAGILILAVSLLRRDAWDLTWRDAVVFAVLGVANNALYLGLGYTGLKTVSAGLGTLIVSANPVFTAVLAALLLGEALTWRKVAGLLLGIAGVAFIVWHRMSIGSDSPHGVLFTLASLASIVAGTILFKLLAPKGNLWIGNGIQNIAGGLAVMPFAFAFSSVGDIVPSARLAGAFAFLVLGGSILGYVIWFHLLKVCGATAASAYHFLMPPLGMLFAYLVLGEHVEFRDLLGIVPVALGIYLVTRPAAAVPSASFKSGSPRP
- a CDS encoding divalent metal cation transporter, whose translation is MTRQGTISHHDQDDDAPAEKPRRQPSSFSRIFKALGPGLITGASDDDPSGIGTYSQAGAQLGYGIGWTMLLTFPLMSAIQEISARLGRVSGHGIAGNVCRHYPGWLLAMVVTLLFIANTVNIAADLSAMADATRLLIGGPAILYVVLFGVTSVVAQIFMNYHRYVGVLKWLTLSLFAYVAALAFAQVSWTQVLAGVVLPRVTWSADYFTTIVAILGTTISPYLFFWQASQEAEEQRVDPDKHPLIKRHYGAQREFSRIRADTITGMAFSNLIALSIIVTAAATLHVAGKTDIQTSAQAAEALRPIAGPFAEVIFALGIVGTGLLAIPVLAGATAYAVSEGRRWPVGLARKPKEAIAFYSVLALSGGIGIALNFTPIDPISALYWSAVVNGVLAVPVMVLLMVMARRREVMGGFVIGGWLYWLGWLSTAAMALSVIAMGIGFLL
- a CDS encoding Lrp/AsnC ligand binding domain-containing protein, translated to MRRRGCTPAILARSTSLSRRMISMTLSPTAAGIGSDTCVKPRSWQRSSISADVVDIRPKQQTRESFERFEKKVIGLPEVVECCMIAGDWDYSLRVVSSDLASYQSFILDRLMHPDTDIASYRTTIILRKVKSTTRIDSSLFRRD
- a CDS encoding TIGR02186 family protein: MRLCAPLAIAGLVAAGLAAVPARAERLIVSVSNHRVTVTPNYSGGELVLFGSVEKDDKTPPNRGNYDLVVTVSGPRADMVTRRKERKFGIWINTDSRQFLQVPGYLALFSNRPFDQIAAPEVQRRQQLGLNNVTLVQRVGPDFADVVPNDPFRSAFVRLRSEHGLYREATSAVTFLTPTLFRTGIPLPAEVPIGTYNVEIKLFSDGAVVTKTETAFEIVKVGFEQFVATTARQNGLVYGFVTAFMALMTGWMASIVFRKD
- a CDS encoding sulfite exporter TauE/SafE family protein is translated as MQLYLPIADIPVNVFLILAMGAAVGFVSGMFGIGGGFLMTPLLIFVGIAPAVAVASVASHIAASSFSGAISYWRRRAIDPLLAAVLLVGGTLGTALGVWTFTFLRSLGQLDLMIALSYVILLTTVGGLMFWEGLRAMLRARGGRPVALRKPGSHGWIHGLPLKLRFKRSKIYLSVIPVVVVGLVIGFIGAVMGIGGGFILVPLMIYVLRVPTSTVIGTSMVLTLVTMVFATMLHAVTNHLVDAVLALILMIGGVTGAQFGARAGQKIRGEHLRLLLGLLVLAVGIRFAVELVIQPQDLFSIRETGGAPP